Sequence from the Haloarcula sp. H-GB4 genome:
CGAAACGGTTTCATCAGTTCGAGCTTCGAGCTTGGCCATCTTTTCGACAGCCGTCCCGGCCGCTTCTTCGCCCTCTTGGCCCAGTTCTGCGGCCTGCTGTGACTGGGTGGCGACTTCTTCTGACGAGGAGGCTATCTCCTCAATTGTCGCCGATAGGTCACTCATCTCGCTACTCGCTTCGTTGATTTTCTCGCTCTGTGTTTCCGTTCCAGCAGAAATCTCTTCAGTGCTCTCAGCGACTTCTGCACTGGCGGACCGAATATCCGAAGCGCCGCCTGTGACTTCTGTGCTTTCCGTGTCAACCTGCTGTGCAAAGGATTGAATCTCGGCGATAACGGTTTGGAGTTCGTCCATCATCGAGTTGAACCCAGACCCAATTCTCGCCATCGCATCGTTCTGGCTGTCCGCATTTACCCGGACGGTAAGATCTCCGGCCGCTGCTCGTTCCATCGCCTGGCCGTAGGACGTGGCAGTCGATTCCAGATCTGCGGTCAACTGCTCAAGCTCTGCCTCACGTTCTTCGATCTCTGCGCGCGCCTCTTCAGATTCACGTTGCGCGTCTTTTGCCTGTTTGCGCTGTTTGTTCGCCTTCTGTTTCGCTTGCTCTGCCTCCTGTCGTTTCGTCTCTGCTTCATCGACCAATTCTCGCATTTCTGTGACCAGCGAGAGGGTCGCTGTGCCCCCAATTGCAAAGACAGCAACGGTGGATGTCATCAACGGCCCTGTCGCGAGGTTGAATACTTCCTCGTAGATGCCAGCCTTCTCTAACATGAGGCTGAACGTCCAGACGGCGCCGAGCGTGGATGCAAAGCTGAACGTCAGCCAGAAGGCCGATTCGGCCTCAGTGTCCCGATAATTGAGCCAGCCGAGCGCCGTCGCAGCAATAAAGCCGAGCGCGCCCAGACCATCGAAGACAGG
This genomic interval carries:
- a CDS encoding methyl-accepting chemotaxis protein, which translates into the protein MVGITPVFDGLGALGFIAATALGWLNYRDTEAESAFWLTFSFASTLGAVWTFSLMLEKAGIYEEVFNLATGPLMTSTVAVFAIGGTATLSLVTEMRELVDEAETKRQEAEQAKQKANKQRKQAKDAQRESEEARAEIEEREAELEQLTADLESTATSYGQAMERAAAGDLTVRVNADSQNDAMARIGSGFNSMMDELQTVIAEIQSFAQQVDTESTEVTGGASDIRSASAEVAESTEEISAGTETQSEKINEASSEMSDLSATIEEIASSSEEVATQSQQAAELGQEGEEAAGTAVEKMAKLEARTDETVSEVADLQNAVERIEEVVNLINDIAEQTNMLALNASIEAARAGEAGEGFAVVASEIKSLAGETAEATQEVETLIEGIEDSTESVANDIYDTQSEVEETRETIDETATALNRIVTEVEEASSAIQSVSQATDQQADSGQKVVTMLDEVTSISDQTAEQAQEVSAATEEQTATIQEIATSADSLSDSAERLLSLVAQFDVQEQQAQSETVSAGVTTD